One Silene latifolia isolate original U9 population chromosome 4, ASM4854445v1, whole genome shotgun sequence DNA segment encodes these proteins:
- the LOC141651082 gene encoding F-box protein CPR1-like: protein MVRSRLVCKTWNSITSSPKFMDDHYNRLSVEGTHLILLRLRKYNEGTHFYKLSQSNIVDDDQSSSSTAVSLEHYKTWGLSEYGLPRLIGSYNGIVAVSCDDKLVLWNPITGQHTSVKMDVYDTYSDGNNFDPRLLFGFCYDSSTDEYSVVVGSDYQSPPVTPTNYAECIDYESMPVFLYNFNKGSERVLEDSLSRRLLDRKLFIGESGKVFRGIPHWVTQFADFRKDTGVETEILYFDLKEEKFKQMARPDHGVDKPMLGLAAMEGENQLGCVLHDVANSSLEVWVMKEYGNVETWTNLFILPPFNSKLPIWFLHTIHK, encoded by the coding sequence ATGGTACGTTCCCGCTTAGTCTGCAAGACATGGAATTCCATAACATCGTCACCGAAATTCATGGATGATCATTACAATCGTCTCTCGGTCGAAGGTACCCATTTAATCTTGTTGCGTCTTAGGAAATACAATGAAGGTACCCATTTCTACAAGTTAAGTCAGAGTAATATAGTAGACGATGATCAATCATCGTCTTCTACCGCGGTCTCGTTAGAACATTATAAAACATGGGGTTTGTCCGAGTACGGTTTACCGAGGTTGATTGGGTCGTACAATGGTATAGTTGCGGTGTCATGTGATGATAAATTGGTATTATGGAACCCTATAACGGGTCAACACACGTCTGTTAAAATGGATGTTTATGACACTTATAGCGATGGTAATAACTTTGATCCACGGCTTTTATTCGGGTTTTGTTATGATAGTAGTACCGATGAGTATAGTGTGGTGGTCGGGTCGGACTATCAAAGCCCGCCCGTGACACCCACAAACTATGCCGAATGCATAGATTACGAAAGCATGCCGGTTTTCCTATACAATTTCAACAAAGGCAGTGAAAGGGTGCTTGAGGACTCTTTGTCGAGGCGGCTACTAGACAGAAAGTTATTCATTGGAGAATCCGGGAAGGTTTTTCGTGGGATACCCCATTGGGTAACCCAATTTGCTGATTTCCGTAAAGATACGGGTGTGGAAACCGAAATTCTTTATTTCGATTTGAAAGAAGAGAAGTTTAAGCAAATGGCACGACCCGATCATGGTGTCGATAAACCGATGCTCGGGTTGGCGGCTATGGAAGGTGAAAATCAACTTGGTTGTGTTTTACATGATGTTGCTAATTCCAGTTTGGAGGTTTGGGTAATGAAGGAGTATGGGAATGTTGAAACATGGACTAATTTAttcatacttcctccattcaactccaaactaCCAATTTGGTTTTTGCATACTATTCACAAATGA